A region from the Mucilaginibacter sp. CSA2-8R genome encodes:
- a CDS encoding sigma-70 family RNA polymerase sigma factor — protein MPDNKRNLTLQAIKDYGKSLLLFIRRRVKNDADAEDILQDVWYQLSIVVNAAPIEQTGAWLYRVARNKITDKYRKRTEWLLDDLLPEDNDGEGETDSGWMDMLMSESQTPESEYIRNLFWEELFTALDELPAEQKQVFIWQELEHKTFDEIADETGVKVQTLVSRKRYAVLHLRKRLKQLYDDMNDF, from the coding sequence ATGCCCGATAATAAAAGAAACTTAACCCTGCAAGCTATTAAAGATTATGGCAAGAGCTTGCTGTTGTTTATTAGGCGGCGGGTAAAAAACGATGCTGATGCCGAAGACATACTGCAGGATGTTTGGTACCAGTTGAGTATCGTAGTAAATGCCGCCCCCATTGAGCAAACCGGCGCATGGCTTTACCGCGTAGCGCGCAATAAAATTACCGACAAATACCGCAAGCGTACCGAGTGGCTACTGGACGATTTACTGCCTGAAGATAACGACGGAGAAGGCGAAACAGATTCGGGCTGGATGGATATGCTGATGAGTGAAAGCCAAACACCGGAGAGTGAATACATACGCAACCTGTTTTGGGAAGAGCTTTTTACCGCGTTAGACGAGTTACCCGCCGAACAAAAACAGGTGTTTATATGGCAGGAACTGGAGCATAAAACCTTTGACGAAATTGCGGACGAAACCGGAGTTAAGGTGCAAACGCTGGTATCGCGCAAGCGTTACGCGGTACTGCACTTGCGCAAAAGGCTCAAACAATTGTATGATGACATGAACGATTTTTAA
- a CDS encoding DinB family protein, translated as MAEQLQQQLENTFVGKPWYGQPINTLIAECNWTAAFAMLPGAAHSIAHLVLHMMAWTEEVTSRLNGSTAAEPARGDWPEPGEASEQNWNALVTDLDEANSNLVKALQAFSNDQWNNLIDDTRGVFEPRPTYQEMVKGLIEHQIYHTGQIALLNRINHVS; from the coding sequence GTGGCAGAACAACTCCAGCAACAATTAGAAAATACTTTTGTAGGTAAACCTTGGTATGGGCAGCCCATTAATACGCTGATAGCCGAATGTAATTGGACAGCCGCATTTGCTATGCTGCCAGGTGCGGCGCATTCCATAGCTCATTTAGTGTTACACATGATGGCCTGGACCGAAGAAGTGACCAGCCGTTTAAACGGTAGTACAGCAGCAGAACCTGCAAGGGGCGACTGGCCTGAGCCGGGTGAGGCATCTGAACAAAACTGGAATGCGTTGGTTACAGATTTAGATGAGGCTAACAGCAATTTGGTTAAAGCGCTGCAAGCTTTTTCTAACGATCAGTGGAATAATTTAATTGATGATACACGTGGTGTGTTTGAGCCTAGACCTACTTATCAAGAGATGGTCAAAGGCTTAATTGAACATCAAATTTATCATACCGGCCAAATAGCCTTATTAAACCGTATAAATCATGTTAGTTAG
- a CDS encoding CoA-binding protein, translating to MLVREKKTLILGATPDSSRYAYLAANRLVRTGHPIVNVGIKKGEVAGVVIEKPEEVHDDIDTITLYVGPQNQPPLYDYILATHPKRIIFNPGTENAELRRLANERGIETLSACTLVMLSTGEY from the coding sequence ATGTTAGTTAGAGAAAAGAAAACTTTAATATTAGGCGCAACGCCCGACAGTAGCCGTTATGCCTATTTGGCAGCCAACCGCCTGGTGCGTACCGGGCATCCCATTGTAAATGTGGGTATAAAAAAGGGTGAGGTTGCCGGTGTCGTTATCGAGAAACCTGAAGAGGTACATGATGATATTGATACCATCACCTTATATGTAGGGCCGCAAAATCAGCCGCCGTTGTACGATTATATTTTAGCTACCCACCCTAAGCGTATCATATTTAATCCGGGTACCGAAAACGCCGAATTGCGCCGCTTAGCTAATGAGCGTGGTATCGAAACGCTGTCGGCTTGTACATTGGTGATGTTGAGTACGGGGGAATATTAA